A DNA window from Actinomadura coerulea contains the following coding sequences:
- the tesB gene encoding acyl-CoA thioesterase II gives MKESLKALLDLLDLEQIENDIFRGRSPEERRQRVFGGQVAGQALVAAGRTVPANRPVHSLHAYFIRPGDPLVPLVYTVDRVRDGRSFTTRRVTAVQHGKAIFTLSASFQIVEDGPSHQAPMPDAPAPETLPDGLTRLTPLFGEVGAREFVERRPFDIRHATPLTWEAAKDPALATPESKVWLKVDGELPHDPLLHVCLMTYASDMTLLDTVLLNHGLAWGDKRTMGASLDHAMWFHRPFRADDWLLYYQDTPFAGGARGLARGQVFTRSGELVVSVMQEGLVRVSDTERRAPGGPSVK, from the coding sequence GTGAAGGAATCGCTGAAGGCACTGCTGGACCTGCTCGACCTGGAGCAGATCGAGAACGACATCTTCCGCGGCCGCAGCCCCGAGGAGCGGCGGCAGCGCGTGTTCGGGGGTCAGGTGGCGGGGCAGGCGCTCGTCGCCGCCGGGCGCACCGTCCCCGCGAACCGGCCCGTCCACTCGCTGCACGCCTACTTCATCCGGCCCGGCGATCCGCTCGTCCCGCTCGTCTACACCGTCGACCGGGTCAGGGACGGGCGGTCCTTCACCACCCGCCGCGTCACCGCCGTCCAGCACGGCAAGGCGATCTTCACGCTGTCGGCGTCGTTCCAGATCGTCGAGGACGGCCCGTCCCACCAGGCCCCGATGCCCGACGCCCCCGCCCCCGAGACGCTGCCCGACGGCCTGACGCGCCTCACGCCGCTGTTCGGCGAGGTCGGCGCGCGCGAGTTCGTCGAGCGCCGCCCGTTCGACATCCGGCACGCGACGCCGCTGACGTGGGAGGCCGCCAAGGACCCCGCCCTCGCCACACCCGAGTCGAAGGTGTGGCTGAAGGTGGACGGCGAGCTGCCGCACGACCCGCTCCTGCACGTGTGCCTCATGACCTACGCCTCGGACATGACGCTGCTCGACACCGTCCTGCTCAACCACGGGCTGGCCTGGGGCGACAAGCGGACGATGGGCGCCAGCCTCGACCACGCGATGTGGTTCCACCGGCCGTTCCGCGCCGACGACTGGCTGCTGTACTACCAGGACACGCCGTTCGCCGGCGGCGCCCGCGGGCTCGCCCGCGGCCAGGTGTTCACCCGCTCGGGGGAGCTGGTCGTGTCGGTCATGCAGGAGGGCCTCGTCCGGGTCTCCGACACCGAGCGCAGGGCGCCCGGCGGCCCGTCCGTGAAATGA